The Archocentrus centrarchus isolate MPI-CPG fArcCen1 unplaced genomic scaffold, fArcCen1 scaffold_37_ctg1, whole genome shotgun sequence genome includes the window gcaCCCCACAAATCAGTTGAAACATGCTGGTGATAAAGCAATATTTCAAGAATTCATTACTCTCAAAACCCCCAAGCCATGATGACTTTTTTTAGCTTCAATTTGAGACTTCAAGAGAAACAtaatgctgttttgttttaaagcaaATAATTATGTTATCCTGTTAAAATGCTGTCACTTCACATTACAGATGAGCAGCACTGCTAGCTAGATCCAACATGCTATCATTTTGCTATTAGCCATAGCCACTAACATATGGCTAATGCGGGTCACTGCTAACATTTAAACAGGTCACGCTCACTCTGGCCAGGTTATTGTTTATGATGCTTAATACTTCAATCCTGACCTCTTGAGATTTCTCATGAAGAGTTGTTCAGTGTTGTGGACATCAGCTACATCAGCTTGAAGTGATCGGAGGGGCCTGCAGGGTGAAGCTGTGTGTGGTGTCATGATGCTGCACATGCGCAGCTGATCAACAGAAAATCTTGGGATCAATTAATGTCtgagtattgattttttttttggacaatccCCCTTTGCATCATTCTAAATCTCTGTTGAAGGCATGTGTGCTTTTTCATGATGAATCTAAAATAACTAATGTtaagaagaagaacaggaacctgAAGAAAGCCTTTAAAAAAGGCTTGCCACTGTGAATCAGGTAGCAGCCCAAGCGTGAAGGAAGAGAAATGTGGAGGAGCAATAACAACATCAGTTTAAGCTGTATGTGTAAATTGCTACATGTAGTTTCACACATGCAGTATATAGAGCATTTGTACACTGTGGAGGTAAATAGCCCTGGTTCTTAGACAATACCACCATGATGCATATAACTTGTCAGGTATTAACCTTGTgcagttaaaacacacacacacacacacacagctctgcctCTTTCTAATTCAGTTTCTTTGCTGTGGGCTTCTCAGGCAACAACCCGGGAAAACACAGTCCCTCCCAGAGGCAGCTGGATTGGCAGGACAACAGCAAGACTGAAGACATGGAGCAGCCATCTTGCTctacaaaccaaaccacaaatGCATCATTCAACCAAATCAGTACCAATTCAGCTGTTTTCCCAACGGTTTCCAAGATGGCTCAAAGTGACAAGGAATGGTCGGGCCCTATGTCAAAGCTTGATGGCACTGCAGTCAGCTCACTGCCATGTGGGGTGGAGAACAGATGTGGTAGGATGTGGCCATCAGTAGGAGGTAGAGATCAAGGAGCAGATGAAGTAACACCTCTCAGCAGAGTGAGGTCACATTATCAGCCATTGTTCTGTATTCAGGTTAATGAGCCACCCGATGGTGTGAAGTTTAAACGTAATGCAGCTCATAGTAATCACAGCTCTCCTGTTGGTGTAGAAACAGTGGACTCTCAGCACCAGCAAACACAGCCGCCATGGTCTGAGATGCAGCAGATGGACAACTTATCCAGTCAAAACAGCATTTATCAAGTACCCAGCAGTCAGAAGCAGGAGTCTGGGTCAGCACACCCCCAGCAGAAACAGCCCTGCCTCCCCTATGCCTGTACCTTCTGCTCACGCCGTTACCCCCACCAGTGTCAGCTGCGCATCCACGAGCGTGTTCACACACGGGAGAAGCCGTACCAGTGCACCCAGTGTGGTAAAAGCTTTGGCCAATTCTGCAGCCTCAAGCGCCACCAGAtggtccacacaggagagagaccATTCCCCTGCCCTCAATGTGGGAAGCAGTTCTCCACCTCCACCAATCTGAAGGTCCATCAAAGTGTCCACACCGGGGAAAAGAGATTCCACTGCTCCAAGTGTGGCAAAAACTTCTCCTTCCTCAGTAACTTGATCCGGCACCAGGCTCTGCACACAGCCAAGTAGAGGACAAAGGGCAGGgatgatttaatttaatctaCTGTACCTAGGGGGGAAAAATAACATGAACATAGTACATTGTCTTTACACAGAAAGCATTTTAGTTGTGCTTTTTTTAGATGTGCCATGTATGTTAGAAACAAATAATGTTCCTTTTTCAGTCCAGCTGTCTTTGCATCAGACTGCCACAACATTATAACTGCTGACGAGTGAACAACATTGATTATCTTGTTAGTGCAATGTCTTGCTGGGAGTACTGGCACTGATGTATCATCACACTCCCCTGACAAGTGTGTGAGAATAGGTATTTGACTAAGCTCCCACAATAGCTGTGTcccaattcaggggctgcatcctttgaAGGATGCGGCCTACAAAGGCTGAAGACTGGAACCAAGCAGCTGTTAGCCTTTAGATATGATAACCAGGTGTTCCTGCCCATATCCCAACATCCCAGAGCATAGCTCCTGTAATCTGTGACAGTGATAATGACTGAACTGTctggaaaaaaatgggaaagagagccagaaattttgctaggatttatttattttatcatttaggAGGTTCAGCAGCTGGAGTTTAGGGCAAGAGGTAAgatacaccctgaacaggtcaccagtctgtcgcagggttaacacagaaagacagacccAGATCTTATCTTAATGCTAAAAATTCATTGTTCTCCAGACCCCTGTAAGGCAGGATTAACTGGAGTGTACCAGACCTGGACTGGTTCCTCATCCAGAAGGACGTCAGGCCTCATTTTCAGTTGAGCATGGATTCTGTGGCAGTGCTGCTTGATCTACTGAACCAGGATCAGAGGCCCTGGTTTTCCTTTTCTGGCTGCTGCGTGGGGCATCCTACAGGATGGTCTCCAGGGTGTTTGGGATGCTTCATTCCATTGTCCACCACATTGTCCATAAAGTCAGAGACGAGTTAGTGGCCATTCACCACCAGATCACCCACCTCCCAAAAACAGTTGGCTGCTGCCATGTCTGCATCCAGAACTTCAAGTGGCACTGATAGTCAGTTGGAGGAAACTGTTTCCGTCCATCATTCTAAAGGTGGTTTGTGACCGTCAGGGCCAATGTAGATTGGCTTGGTCAGTGCATGACTCCAGGGTGCTCTGCCACAGCTACTCACAGTCACTCCTCCAAGGCATTTTATCCTCACCTGTTTGAAGGCAGGCAGTGGTGCTCTCTGGCAGGATCAGTTATCTGCTGAGGTGTCTGACCTGAAAGTGGTACCACCAGACAGTGACTACAGTTAGCTGCCAGGTACAAAATTGTAAATTTAGGATTTAAAGTTCTTTGTTAAACTGTTTTGTCTGCTGTAATGTAACTAGTATTATAGTAATACTTTGTACGTGTCTCCTATGATTGCCTCTTGCCAAATACATCTTGGTGACACGGCAGCCATTAATTGAGCCAGCCCTGCAAACAATTCAGTAGACATTGGAAAGAAGTGTCCCAAAGCACCCTCTGCAGACCACCCTGTGTGATGTTCCACTTGCTTGCCAGAAAAGATGTGCCACAAGTCTAAGTTGTAGCACCCCATCCATGTCTCCAATCCTGGTTCAGCAGATTCAGCAATACTGGCAGGGACTCCCTGTTCAGGGAAACATCAGGCTTGTTGTCCGGGACCGGGTCATTCGGGTTAATCATGCAGTGTCCTTTTCCATCTGTAGGCATTCTCTCAGCCTCCTTAAGTAGTCCATTTCCTTCCCACTAGTAACCTCAGGCTCAAGAGGTCTCTCCCCTGTCTGTGAACCTACCACCTCTGCTACACGAGGCCAGTGTTGCTCTATTGGTAGTGGTAGGCCTTTACCTTGAGTCCCTAGTGCTgatgcctcagtccattttggGTGTCGCCCCATCCTCAGCCAGACCTTCACCTGAGCCAGGGTTGCATCTGCCTCCTGCGGTTGCCTCAGTTgttacagtggtatgcaaaagtttgggcacccctgataattttcatgattttcctttataaatcattggttgttcagatcagcagtttcagttaaatatatcatatagcagacgaacacagtgatatttgagaagtgaaatgaagtttattggatttacagaaagtgtgaaaTAAttctttaaacaaaattaggaaGGTGCATAactttgggcacccttgtcattttattgatttgaatacctttagcactaattattggaacacaaaattgacccttgacctacatacacaagtgaatccaattatgagaaagggttaaggtggccaattgcaagtgtttctcctcttttca containing:
- the LOC115776796 gene encoding zinc finger protein 239-like, with amino-acid sequence MDEVQGNNPGKHSPSQRQLDWQDNSKTEDMEQPSCSTNQTTNASFNQISTNSAVFPTVSKMAQSDKEWSGPMSKLDGTAVSSLPCGVENRCGRMWPSVGGRDQGADEVTPLSRVRSHYQPLFCIQVNEPPDGVKFKRNAAHSNHSSPVGVETVDSQHQQTQPPWSEMQQMDNLSSQNSIYQVPSSQKQESGSAHPQQKQPCLPYACTFCSRRYPHQCQLRIHERVHTREKPYQCTQCGKSFGQFCSLKRHQMVHTGERPFPCPQCGKQFSTSTNLKVHQSVHTGEKRFHCSKCGKNFSFLSNLIRHQALHTAK